A window of Sphingomonas adhaesiva contains these coding sequences:
- the rplM gene encoding 50S ribosomal protein L13 has translation MKALMKTTKAAKPHEVEKKWHIVDATDLVVGRAAVVIANVLRGKHKPSFTPHVDCGDNVIVINADKVRFTGNKLGQKVYYKHTGYAGGIKGITAAKVLEGRFPERVLEKAVERMIPRGPLGRQQMRNLRIFAGAEHPHEAQNPEVLDIAAMSRKNKVGA, from the coding sequence ATGAAGGCGCTGATGAAGACCACCAAGGCGGCCAAGCCGCACGAGGTGGAGAAGAAGTGGCACATCGTCGACGCGACCGACCTGGTGGTCGGGCGTGCGGCGGTCGTGATCGCCAACGTGCTGCGCGGCAAGCACAAGCCCAGCTTCACCCCGCACGTCGATTGCGGTGACAACGTCATCGTCATCAACGCGGACAAGGTGCGCTTCACCGGCAACAAGCTGGGCCAGAAGGTCTATTACAAGCACACCGGCTATGCCGGCGGCATCAAGGGCATCACCGCTGCCAAGGTGCTGGAGGGCCGCTTCCCCGAGCGCGTGCTCGAGAAGGCCGTCGAGCGCATGATCCCGCGCGGTCCGCTGGGCCGCCAGCAGATGCGCAACCTGCGCATCTTCGCCGGTGCGGAGCATCCGCACGAGGCGCAGAACCCCGAAGTCCTCGACATCGCGGCCATGAGCCGCAAGAACAAGGTGGGCGCATAA
- a CDS encoding polysaccharide biosynthesis/export family protein, with translation MRRLLPCSLLLAPALALAACAGPVRYAPAPQVALTAPSLDLARAASRMVEARLDQDGDFHAGDLVRLTFPYTPALNTDQRVALSGAISPPLLDPLPIRGLTTAMLQTRLRAAYAAKLARPEVSVALLEYNRPPPPQEIFVLGEVAKPGNFPYRDGTTPFEGIARAGGGNRDADLSRVVALTPIGDRLEARMLDLSATLHGATTPVDFLPPYTVLIVPPTAIARDVDRARQIRQIIGFNGVNIGSAIQIVQP, from the coding sequence ATGCGTCGCCTCCTTCCCTGCTCTCTCCTTCTGGCGCCGGCCCTCGCTCTTGCCGCCTGCGCCGGCCCGGTCCGCTACGCCCCCGCGCCGCAGGTCGCGTTGACGGCCCCCTCGCTCGATCTCGCCCGCGCCGCCTCGCGCATGGTGGAGGCACGGCTCGATCAGGACGGCGATTTCCACGCCGGCGACCTCGTCCGCCTCACCTTCCCCTACACGCCCGCGCTCAACACCGATCAGCGCGTGGCGCTGTCGGGTGCGATCAGCCCGCCGCTGCTCGATCCCCTGCCGATCCGCGGGCTGACCACCGCCATGCTCCAGACCCGCCTGCGCGCCGCCTATGCCGCGAAGCTCGCACGGCCGGAGGTCTCGGTCGCGCTCCTCGAATACAATCGCCCCCCGCCCCCGCAGGAGATCTTCGTGCTGGGCGAGGTCGCGAAGCCCGGCAATTTCCCCTACCGCGACGGCACCACCCCGTTCGAGGGGATCGCGCGGGCTGGCGGCGGCAACCGCGACGCCGACCTGTCGCGCGTCGTCGCGCTCACCCCGATCGGCGACCGGCTGGAGGCGCGGATGCTCGACCTGTCCGCCACGCTTCACGGCGCGACCACGCCGGTCGACTTCCTGCCGCCCTATACCGTCCTGATCGTGCCTCCCACCGCGATCGCGCGCGACGTCGACCGCGCGCGCCAGATCCGCCAGATCATCGGCTTCAACGGCGTCAACATCGGCTCCGCGATCCAGATCGTGCAGCCCTGA
- a CDS encoding CTP synthase translates to MARYIFITGGVVSSLGKGLMAASLAALLQARGYRVRIRKFDPYLNVDPGTMSPYQHGEVYVTDDGAETDLDLGHYERFTGVSARQSDNVTSGRIYKTIIERERRGDYLGATVQVIPHVTDAIKAFARAETDDLDFVLCEIGGTVGDIESLPFIEAIRQLKNEVGRGNAISVHVTLVPYIAAAGELKTKPTQHSVREIAALGVQPDVIVCRCEQPLPESERAKIALFCNVPESAVIPALDAKSIYAVPLQYHGEGLDSEVLRAFGITPSSAPDLTRWDEIVERLMHPEGEVTVGVVGKYVGLQDAYKSLNEALVHGGIANRVKVNIRWIDAELFEGDDAEIAAHLEPLHAILVPGAFGSRGAEGKIASVRFARERRVPYFGICFGMQMACVEGARDLAGIAAASSTEFGPTEEPVVGLITEWMTERGLEQRAENGDLGGTMRLGAYEAKLTGNSVVSSIYGSDTISERHRHRYEVNTKYRDALEEGGLVFSGMSPDGTLPEIVERPDHPWFVGVQFHPELKSKPFEPHPLFASFIAAAVKQSRLV, encoded by the coding sequence ATGGCGCGGTATATCTTCATCACCGGCGGCGTGGTTTCCTCGCTCGGCAAGGGTCTCATGGCGGCGAGCCTCGCGGCGCTGCTCCAGGCGCGCGGCTATCGCGTTCGTATCCGCAAGTTCGATCCGTATCTGAACGTCGATCCGGGCACGATGAGCCCGTATCAGCACGGCGAGGTGTACGTGACCGACGACGGCGCGGAGACCGACCTGGACCTGGGCCATTACGAGCGCTTCACCGGCGTGTCAGCGCGCCAGTCGGACAACGTCACCTCGGGCCGGATCTACAAGACGATCATCGAGCGCGAGCGGCGCGGCGACTATCTGGGCGCGACGGTGCAGGTGATCCCGCACGTGACGGACGCGATCAAGGCGTTCGCCCGGGCGGAGACCGACGACCTCGACTTCGTGCTGTGCGAGATCGGCGGGACGGTCGGCGACATCGAGTCGCTGCCCTTCATCGAGGCGATCCGCCAGCTGAAGAACGAGGTCGGGCGCGGCAATGCGATCAGCGTCCACGTCACGCTGGTGCCGTACATCGCCGCGGCCGGCGAGCTGAAGACGAAGCCGACGCAGCATTCGGTGCGCGAGATCGCGGCGCTGGGCGTGCAGCCGGACGTGATCGTCTGCCGCTGCGAACAGCCGCTGCCCGAGTCGGAGCGCGCGAAGATCGCGCTGTTCTGCAACGTGCCCGAGAGCGCGGTCATCCCCGCGCTGGATGCCAAGAGCATCTATGCGGTGCCGCTGCAATATCATGGCGAGGGCCTCGATTCGGAGGTGCTGCGCGCGTTCGGAATCACGCCCTCGTCCGCACCGGACCTGACCCGCTGGGACGAGATCGTCGAGCGGCTGATGCATCCCGAGGGCGAGGTGACGGTCGGCGTCGTCGGCAAGTATGTGGGCCTGCAGGACGCGTACAAGTCGCTGAACGAGGCGCTGGTCCACGGCGGCATCGCCAATCGGGTGAAGGTCAACATCCGCTGGATCGACGCCGAGCTGTTCGAGGGCGACGACGCGGAGATCGCGGCGCATCTGGAGCCGCTCCACGCGATCCTGGTCCCCGGCGCCTTCGGATCGCGCGGCGCGGAGGGCAAGATCGCCTCGGTCCGCTTCGCGCGCGAGCGGCGGGTGCCGTATTTCGGCATCTGCTTCGGGATGCAGATGGCCTGCGTCGAGGGCGCGCGCGATCTGGCGGGGATCGCGGCGGCGTCGTCGACCGAATTCGGGCCGACCGAGGAGCCGGTCGTCGGCCTCATCACCGAATGGATGACCGAGCGCGGGCTGGAGCAGCGCGCGGAGAACGGCGACCTGGGCGGCACGATGCGGCTGGGCGCCTATGAGGCGAAGCTGACCGGCAACAGCGTCGTCTCCTCGATCTACGGCAGCGACACGATCAGCGAGCGGCATCGCCACCGCTACGAGGTGAATACGAAGTATCGCGACGCGCTGGAGGAGGGCGGGCTCGTCTTCTCCGGCATGTCGCCCGACGGCACGCTGCCCGAGATCGTCGAGCGGCCGGATCATCCGTGGTTCGTGGGCGTCCAGTTCCACCCGGAGCTGAAGAGCAAGCCGTTCGAGCCGCATCCGCTGTTCGCCAGCTTCATCGCCGCCGCGGTCAAGCAGAGCCGCCTCGTCTGA
- a CDS encoding GNAT family N-acetyltransferase: MVTAAIIDEGGWDTIAGAWDSLADEAVVANPFYRRDVVAACRGLREAGTPRLLAVRDGDALLGVLPIATRRKGGIALSVENWDQRVRALGEPLVRGGREQAFWGAALPVLARGPGHFLRLSALDADSASTRALMAMTRCTVTRRYERAVLERGLSSAEHAARHVRGKVLKEHRRLRARLAERGALRFERLAPEEAAGAWIDTLFALETSGWKGREGVAAAADPATERCFRAILTDAHARGALDFHRMTVGDATIAMLANVESGDESFQLKIAYDEEWAAFSPGVLIEMAYLEHALDVRGLARADSCARAGHPMIDRLWPARRTIVSLAVPFDNVRSRLMCRGIEAWRRRRANRREQA; this comes from the coding sequence ATGGTGACGGCTGCGATCATCGATGAAGGCGGGTGGGACACGATCGCAGGGGCGTGGGATTCGCTGGCCGACGAGGCGGTGGTGGCCAATCCCTTCTATCGCCGCGACGTGGTGGCGGCATGTCGCGGCCTTCGCGAGGCCGGGACGCCCCGTCTGCTGGCGGTGCGTGACGGCGATGCGCTGCTGGGTGTCCTGCCGATCGCGACGCGGCGGAAGGGCGGTATCGCGCTCAGCGTCGAGAATTGGGACCAGCGCGTCCGGGCGCTGGGCGAGCCGCTGGTACGTGGCGGACGGGAGCAGGCGTTCTGGGGCGCCGCGCTGCCGGTGCTGGCGCGGGGGCCGGGGCATTTCCTGCGGCTGTCGGCGCTGGATGCGGACAGCGCGTCGACGCGAGCACTGATGGCGATGACGCGCTGCACCGTGACGCGGCGCTATGAACGCGCGGTGCTGGAGCGTGGTTTGTCGAGTGCGGAACACGCGGCGCGACACGTTCGCGGCAAGGTGTTGAAGGAACATCGCCGCCTGCGCGCGCGACTGGCGGAGCGGGGCGCGCTCCGGTTCGAGCGACTGGCGCCGGAAGAGGCCGCGGGCGCGTGGATCGACACCCTGTTCGCGCTCGAAACCTCTGGCTGGAAGGGGCGCGAAGGGGTGGCGGCGGCAGCCGATCCGGCGACGGAGCGATGCTTCCGCGCGATCCTGACGGACGCGCACGCGCGCGGTGCGCTCGATTTCCACCGGATGACGGTGGGCGATGCGACGATCGCGATGCTGGCCAATGTGGAAAGCGGGGACGAGTCGTTCCAGCTCAAGATCGCCTATGACGAGGAATGGGCGGCCTTCTCGCCCGGCGTGCTGATCGAGATGGCGTATCTGGAGCACGCGCTGGACGTGCGGGGGCTGGCGCGGGCCGATAGCTGCGCGCGCGCGGGCCATCCGATGATCGACCGGCTGTGGCCGGCGCGGCGCACGATCGTCTCGCTCGCGGTCCCGTTCGACAACGTGCGGTCGCGGCTGATGTGCCGCGGGATCGAGGCGTGGCGGCGGCGTCGCGCGAACAGGAGGGAACAGGCATGA
- a CDS encoding glycosyltransferase family 4 protein, protein MKLAVIVTEFPKSTETFIYRDLTAFLAAGVEVRLYHIAPWRHGQPLHGFAAPLRERVRDIGFWQPGAMLRALRPAVLAGVAQMLWAYRRHPKIAAKSLAMLPKALAIAADARAWGATHVHAEFAGHPATAAWLGRRAGGLPYSVSCRAHDIFRTQALLPQKLGEAAAVRTVSDFGRDFLRRTVPVLADRAVHVIHSSVDVARIAPVETPPSRDPFRILYVGALEPKKGVAHLLDALALVGPALGDWRCELIGHGPDADALQRRAAALGLSERVRFRDAQPFEVVAQAYADASVCVAPSVIGPNGRQEGIPNVMIEALAYQRPAITTAISGIPELIRDGDTGLLIPPGDPRALADALLRVHRDPHAALAMARRGRAHVEREFDLAKNARRQLDLFFG, encoded by the coding sequence GTGAAGCTGGCCGTCATCGTCACCGAATTTCCGAAGTCGACCGAAACCTTCATCTACCGCGATCTCACCGCCTTCCTCGCCGCCGGGGTGGAGGTGCGGCTGTACCACATCGCCCCCTGGCGCCATGGTCAGCCGCTCCACGGCTTCGCCGCGCCGCTCAGGGAACGCGTGCGCGACATCGGCTTCTGGCAACCGGGCGCGATGCTGCGCGCGCTGCGCCCCGCGGTCCTGGCGGGGGTCGCGCAGATGCTGTGGGCCTATCGCCGCCACCCGAAGATCGCCGCCAAGTCGCTCGCGATGCTCCCCAAGGCGCTGGCGATCGCCGCCGATGCGCGCGCCTGGGGTGCGACGCATGTCCATGCCGAGTTCGCGGGCCATCCCGCCACCGCCGCCTGGCTCGGCCGCCGCGCGGGCGGGCTGCCCTATTCGGTCAGCTGCCGCGCGCACGACATCTTCCGCACCCAGGCGCTGTTGCCGCAGAAGCTGGGCGAGGCCGCCGCGGTCCGCACCGTCAGCGACTTCGGCCGCGATTTCCTGCGCCGCACCGTCCCGGTCCTCGCCGACCGCGCGGTCCACGTCATCCATTCCAGCGTCGACGTCGCCCGCATCGCGCCCGTGGAGACACCCCCGTCGCGCGATCCCTTCCGCATCCTCTACGTCGGCGCGCTGGAGCCAAAGAAGGGCGTCGCGCACCTGCTCGACGCGCTCGCGCTCGTCGGCCCCGCGCTCGGCGACTGGCGCTGCGAATTGATCGGCCACGGCCCCGATGCCGACGCGCTACAGCGCCGCGCCGCCGCCCTGGGCCTGTCCGAGCGCGTCCGTTTCCGCGACGCACAGCCGTTCGAGGTGGTGGCACAGGCCTATGCCGACGCCAGCGTCTGCGTCGCCCCCAGCGTGATCGGCCCGAACGGTCGGCAGGAGGGCATCCCGAACGTCATGATCGAGGCGCTGGCCTATCAGCGCCCCGCGATCACCACCGCGATTTCCGGCATCCCCGAGCTGATTCGCGACGGCGACACCGGCCTGCTGATCCCCCCCGGCGATCCGCGCGCGCTCGCCGACGCCCTCCTGCGGGTCCACCGCGATCCGCACGCCGCGCTCGCCATGGCCCGCCGCGGCCGCGCGCATGTCGAGCGGGAATTCGACCTGGCGAAGAACGCCCGCCGCCAGCTCGACCTGTTCTTCGGCTGA
- a CDS encoding SH3 domain-containing protein has product MRLADQVFAPHYAAPVRRTLRADAALREGRDAASPVVARLRAGDPFELLDITGGVAWGIATGAGLVGYLDAEVVAV; this is encoded by the coding sequence GTGCGGCTGGCGGACCAGGTGTTCGCGCCGCATTATGCCGCCCCCGTCCGCCGCACGCTGCGCGCCGACGCGGCCTTGCGCGAGGGGCGCGACGCCGCCTCGCCGGTCGTCGCGCGGTTGCGCGCAGGCGACCCGTTCGAGCTGCTCGACATCACCGGCGGCGTGGCCTGGGGCATCGCCACCGGCGCCGGCCTGGTCGGCTATCTCGATGCGGAGGTGGTGGCGGTATGA
- a CDS encoding MarR family transcriptional regulator: MKALVDYVRSGEPDLTNRQMALLLVVYLRPGPHTVRGLARILNVSKPVVTRALNRLGALGYLRRQRDDSDKRNIFVARTSEGADFLEEFGQFIGDGDASPPARAVNA; this comes from the coding sequence ATGAAGGCGCTGGTGGACTACGTGCGGTCGGGCGAACCCGATCTCACGAACCGCCAGATGGCGCTTCTTCTGGTGGTCTATCTGCGCCCCGGCCCGCACACCGTGCGCGGTCTGGCGCGGATACTGAACGTCTCGAAACCCGTCGTGACGCGCGCCTTGAACAGGCTGGGCGCTCTCGGCTATCTGCGCCGCCAACGCGACGACAGCGACAAGCGCAACATCTTCGTCGCCCGCACATCCGAAGGGGCAGATTTTCTTGAGGAGTTCGGCCAGTTCATCGGCGACGGAGACGCGTCGCCACCGGCCCGCGCCGTCAACGCGTAA
- a CDS encoding COX15/CtaA family protein, whose amino-acid sequence MLQASPGFSVSTRPAAIARWLHLVAALIVAMVVVGGITRLTESGLSITQWKPISGIVPPLNEAQWQAEFANYQRIPEYQELNRGMTLAGFKAIFFWEYVHRLLGRVIGLAFAIPLIGFAVTRRIPRGYGWRLSALLALGGLQGAIGWWMVASGLSVRTDVSHIRLAVHLSTALFILGGIVWTARDLRLLAVNPLARPAALRGGPALALAALAVQIVFGAFTAGLDAGYAFSSWPLMGDALFPAGVPMLSPAWSNAVDNPIVVQFIHRWLAFVAAGALVWLALRARAARAGGVAGVLVALVGVQILLGIATLLSGVQIVIAVAHQANAALLLIAAVTAAHAVGAPRR is encoded by the coding sequence ATGCTTCAGGCCAGCCCCGGATTTTCTGTGTCCACCCGCCCCGCCGCGATCGCGCGCTGGCTGCACCTCGTCGCGGCGCTGATCGTCGCGATGGTGGTGGTCGGGGGCATCACGCGGCTGACCGAATCGGGGCTGTCGATCACGCAGTGGAAGCCGATCAGCGGGATCGTCCCCCCGCTGAACGAGGCGCAGTGGCAGGCCGAGTTTGCCAACTACCAGCGCATCCCGGAGTATCAGGAGCTGAACCGCGGCATGACGCTGGCCGGGTTCAAGGCGATCTTCTTCTGGGAATATGTCCACCGCCTGCTGGGCCGCGTGATCGGGCTGGCGTTCGCGATCCCGCTGATCGGGTTCGCGGTCACGCGGCGTATCCCGCGCGGCTATGGCTGGCGGTTGAGCGCGCTGCTGGCGCTGGGCGGGCTGCAGGGCGCGATCGGCTGGTGGATGGTCGCATCGGGCCTGTCGGTGCGCACCGACGTCAGCCACATCCGGCTGGCGGTGCATCTGTCGACCGCGCTGTTCATCCTGGGCGGGATCGTGTGGACCGCGCGCGACCTGCGGCTGCTGGCGGTCAATCCGCTGGCGCGGCCCGCGGCGTTGCGCGGCGGACCGGCGCTCGCGCTGGCGGCGCTGGCGGTGCAGATCGTCTTCGGCGCGTTCACCGCGGGGCTGGACGCGGGCTATGCCTTTTCCAGCTGGCCGCTGATGGGCGACGCGCTCTTCCCCGCGGGCGTGCCGATGCTGTCGCCGGCGTGGAGCAACGCGGTCGACAATCCGATCGTGGTGCAGTTCATCCACCGCTGGCTCGCCTTCGTCGCGGCGGGCGCGCTGGTGTGGCTGGCGCTGCGCGCGCGCGCGGCGCGAGCCGGCGGGGTGGCCGGGGTACTGGTGGCGCTGGTGGGCGTGCAGATCCTGCTGGGGATCGCGACGCTGCTCAGCGGCGTGCAGATCGTCATCGCGGTCGCGCATCAGGCGAATGCCGCGCTGCTGCTGATCGCGGCGGTGACGGCGGCGCATGCGGTGGGTGCACCGCGTCGGTGA
- the secG gene encoding preprotein translocase subunit SecG, protein MFTFLLVVQAIIAAALVTVILMQRSEGGGLTSSGSPSGLMSARGAADFLTRATGVLAGLFIAMSVLLAFIAASRSGTTVDTSLQRRAPAAQTQPVQAQPQPGAPAAPAPSPADNGVPLAN, encoded by the coding sequence ATGTTCACCTTCCTGCTCGTCGTTCAGGCCATCATCGCGGCTGCCCTCGTCACCGTGATCCTGATGCAGCGGTCGGAGGGCGGCGGGCTGACCTCGTCGGGCAGCCCGTCGGGGCTGATGTCGGCGCGCGGCGCGGCGGACTTCCTGACGCGCGCGACCGGCGTGCTGGCCGGGCTGTTCATCGCGATGAGCGTGCTGCTCGCCTTCATCGCCGCCAGCCGCAGCGGGACCACGGTCGACACCTCGCTCCAGCGCCGCGCGCCCGCCGCGCAGACGCAGCCGGTGCAGGCCCAGCCGCAGCCGGGCGCACCGGCCGCACCGGCGCCCTCGCCGGCGGACAACGGCGTCCCGCTCGCCAACTGA
- a CDS encoding cupin-like domain-containing protein, which produces MTDHRCFAPRGLEAFAAAYPGGPAAVRHRLHDHPLFAQEALAQLAERLPESHVEHSFGNLAVDQDPAGVRRAAMPVGEIVRTIDDNGCWMVLKKVDVDPAYAALIDACLGELAPVTEPRTGACRRREAFIFLSSPNSVTPFHMDPEHNILLQIAGTKTMRVYPAGDLSIVPAEVHEAFHRGGRHRNMRHDPAFDAKAQDHRLAPGDAVYVPVKAPHWVQNGPTRSVSFSITWRSDESDGEARLHRVNQRLRRVGWTPAAPGENRAADAAKVTAHRVAKSATATARRLLGRERERSAY; this is translated from the coding sequence ATGACCGATCACCGCTGCTTCGCGCCGCGCGGGCTGGAGGCGTTCGCGGCCGCGTATCCCGGCGGGCCGGCTGCCGTGCGGCACCGCCTCCACGACCATCCGCTGTTCGCGCAGGAGGCGCTCGCACAGCTGGCGGAGCGGCTGCCCGAGAGCCATGTCGAGCACAGCTTCGGCAATCTGGCGGTCGATCAGGACCCGGCCGGGGTCCGCCGCGCGGCGATGCCGGTGGGGGAGATCGTGCGGACGATCGACGACAACGGCTGCTGGATGGTGCTGAAGAAGGTCGACGTCGATCCGGCCTATGCCGCGCTCATCGATGCGTGCCTGGGAGAATTGGCGCCGGTGACGGAGCCGCGGACGGGCGCCTGTCGCCGGCGCGAGGCGTTCATCTTCCTGTCGTCGCCGAACTCGGTGACGCCGTTCCACATGGACCCGGAGCATAATATCCTGCTCCAGATCGCGGGTACGAAGACGATGCGCGTCTATCCCGCCGGCGACCTGTCGATCGTGCCCGCGGAGGTGCACGAGGCGTTCCACCGCGGCGGGCGGCATCGCAACATGCGGCACGACCCCGCGTTCGACGCGAAGGCGCAGGATCACCGGCTGGCGCCGGGCGACGCGGTGTACGTGCCGGTGAAGGCGCCGCACTGGGTGCAGAACGGGCCGACGCGGTCGGTATCGTTCAGCATCACGTGGCGATCGGACGAGAGCGACGGCGAGGCGCGGCTACACCGCGTCAACCAGCGACTGCGCCGGGTGGGCTGGACGCCGGCAGCGCCGGGCGAGAATCGCGCCGCGGATGCGGCGAAGGTGACCGCGCACCGCGTGGCCAAGAGCGCGACCGCGACCGCGCGGCGGCTGCTGGGGCGGGAGCGTGAGCGGAGCGCCTACTAG
- the rpsI gene encoding 30S ribosomal protein S9 — MSDNRQSLSDLGAALQQQRETAVEQADTSAEAYLSGQTDEPVQRAPLRAQELDKYGRAYATGRRKDAVARVWLKPGSGKITINGRDQEIYFARPTLRLVINQVFGITEREGQYDVICTVKGGGLSGQAGAVKHGISQAITKYEPTLRAPVKAAGFLTRDPRVVERKKYGRAKARRSFQFSKR; from the coding sequence ATGTCCGACAACCGCCAGTCCCTCTCCGATCTGGGCGCGGCGCTCCAGCAGCAGCGCGAGACCGCGGTCGAGCAGGCCGACACCTCCGCCGAGGCGTATCTGTCGGGCCAGACCGACGAGCCGGTGCAGCGCGCACCGCTGCGCGCGCAGGAGCTCGACAAATACGGTCGCGCCTATGCCACCGGCCGCCGCAAGGATGCGGTCGCGCGCGTCTGGCTGAAGCCGGGCTCGGGCAAGATCACGATCAACGGTCGCGATCAGGAGATCTATTTCGCGCGTCCGACGCTGCGTCTGGTCATCAACCAGGTGTTCGGCATCACCGAGCGCGAGGGTCAGTATGACGTGATCTGCACCGTCAAGGGTGGCGGTCTGTCGGGTCAGGCCGGCGCGGTGAAGCACGGCATCAGCCAGGCGATCACCAAGTACGAGCCGACGTTGCGCGCGCCGGTGAAGGCCGCGGGCTTCCTGACCCGCGATCCGCGCGTCGTCGAGCGCAAGAAGTACGGCCGCGCGAAGGCACGTCGCAGCTTCCAGTTCTCGAAGCGCTAA
- a CDS encoding O-antigen ligase family protein, translating into MSSASTVDAHGGVTGSATAQVRALALVPLLVYAVLTQLDALGNRLSAYSPIGTTPLLLGALVAATGAMLLLPGASRRLGETMGARLVAALFCWAVFCWALSRHQSEGLTYLGKLAAALLPAFCLFIIADTPVRLRAVLCAIVAAGAVSAAIVLVEHHTHARLLSTSVAATTAGFEGVARSAGGSDENPTTAAQMLLVSILIAAAWLFSGERRWRWPLAALVAAGALALVFMSARSALIGLAAGAALIALGFRRRGFFPLLVVGGIVALLGAVPFLPPTLVDRFTAIGDFGQDPTLYRRISYLRIGWDLFQQSPVWGVGPGNFPLYYVTDAYRWMPGREPFPRELHNTYLDAATELGAIGFLLFAATLGHALRAAWRGAGSIDPVLRRTARAAGIALAGLMVACFFMPHKDLRYLWLIAGIAIQSGRLSSRPGEAA; encoded by the coding sequence ATGTCGTCCGCTTCCACGGTTGACGCGCACGGCGGCGTGACGGGCAGCGCGACCGCGCAGGTCCGTGCGCTCGCACTCGTGCCGCTGCTGGTCTATGCCGTCCTCACCCAGCTCGATGCGCTCGGCAACCGCCTCTCCGCCTATTCGCCGATCGGCACCACCCCGCTGCTGCTCGGCGCTTTGGTCGCGGCGACCGGCGCGATGCTGCTGCTGCCCGGCGCATCGCGTCGCCTGGGCGAGACGATGGGCGCGCGGCTGGTCGCCGCCCTGTTCTGCTGGGCCGTGTTCTGCTGGGCGCTGTCGCGCCACCAGTCGGAGGGGCTGACCTATCTCGGCAAGCTCGCCGCCGCGCTGCTGCCGGCTTTCTGCCTCTTCATCATCGCCGACACGCCCGTACGCCTGCGCGCCGTGCTCTGCGCGATCGTCGCCGCGGGTGCCGTCTCCGCCGCGATCGTGCTGGTCGAGCATCACACCCACGCGCGCCTCCTTTCCACCTCGGTCGCCGCCACCACCGCGGGGTTCGAGGGCGTGGCCCGCTCCGCCGGCGGTTCGGACGAGAATCCCACCACCGCGGCGCAGATGCTGCTGGTGTCGATCCTGATCGCCGCCGCCTGGCTTTTCTCCGGCGAGCGGCGCTGGCGCTGGCCCCTCGCCGCGCTCGTCGCGGCCGGTGCGCTGGCGCTCGTCTTCATGTCCGCCCGCAGCGCGCTGATCGGACTCGCCGCGGGCGCCGCGCTGATCGCGCTGGGTTTCCGCCGCCGCGGCTTCTTCCCGCTGCTGGTCGTCGGCGGCATCGTCGCGCTGCTCGGCGCCGTCCCCTTCCTGCCCCCCACGCTCGTCGACCGCTTCACCGCGATCGGCGACTTCGGACAGGATCCGACGCTCTACCGCCGCATCAGCTACCTGCGCATCGGCTGGGACCTGTTCCAGCAATCGCCCGTATGGGGGGTCGGCCCCGGCAACTTCCCGCTCTATTACGTCACCGACGCCTATCGCTGGATGCCCGGGCGCGAGCCGTTCCCGCGCGAGCTTCACAACACCTATCTCGACGCCGCGACGGAGCTGGGCGCGATCGGCTTCCTGCTGTTCGCCGCGACGCTCGGCCATGCGCTGCGCGCCGCCTGGCGCGGCGCGGGCAGCATCGACCCCGTCCTGCGCCGCACCGCGCGCGCCGCCGGCATCGCGCTCGCCGGGCTGATGGTCGCGTGCTTCTTCATGCCGCACAAGGACCTGCGCTATCTGTGGCTGATCGCCGGAATCGCGATCCAGTCCGGGCGGCTCTCATCCCGTCCAGGAGAAGCCGCGTGA